Part of the Planococcus plakortidis genome is shown below.
CCAGTTCCAGTTCCGAATTTGTATCTACTAATCTTCTTAATGTTGTTCTTCCTACACGTCCAAACCCATTAATAGCTAATCTAGTGGTCATTTATTTTCCTCCTCTAATATAGATTCAGACATCTTTTAGCTCGAATAAACAGGTAGCCCGATTCTACTAAGTTATTACAAGTATTGCACGACTTTCATTTCATATCTTTCTATTCCTACTTAGAAAACTCCTTCATTCCGTAAATTAATTCTTTAATTGTTTTATTTCCTGCTTTTCACTGAATAACGTTACTTATCCAGCGAATGATAAGTCGTTCTGCTGGGGTGAATCCTACATTTGAATTGCAGCTTAAATTGATATATCCACACAATTGCGAAACTGTATTTTAAAGTACAACAATAGAGAAAAGGGAGAGTAGATGCTATTCCAAGCGCATCTTCCGTCCCTTCCTCTTTGTGCAGCTTCCGATAAATTCATGATATGTAAACCTACATCTAAATGAACCCGTTGATAAATTCTTCTGTGTTTATCGCACCCTTTCCATAGAGTTTTAATATGTAAATCACAACATTTAAACATCCATTTGAATATTTGATTGACAATCTAACTAAATATTTATACACTTACATTAATCAAACGTTCGTTTGAACGTTTAACTATTAGAAAGGTATTGATTGTCTATAGTATCTATAAGGGAGTTGCTGCGATTGATTACGACGATTTTTTCCGCTGTGGCAGCTTATGTTGCCACCAGTATTGATTATGTCATCATTTTGCTGATCCTGTTTTCGCAAACGATGAAAAAAGGTCAGCTAAAATCCATTATTATCGGCCAGTATCTGGGGACATCCATATTAGTGGGTGCCAGTCTATTAGCTGCTTATGGCTTGACGCTCGTACCGACTCATTGGGTCGGCCTGCTGGGCCTCATTCCGATTTATCTGGGAATCAAGGTTTGGAAGAGGGAAGAAGAAGAGAATGACGAAGAGGATCTCTTGTCCCGCTTGTCTTCCGGAAAGTCCAATCGCTTGTTTGTCACCATCACGGTCATTACACTGGCTGCTGGCGGGGACAACATCGGTGTCTACATACCCTACTTTTCAACCTTGAATCCGAGTGAAACCATTGTGATGCTTGTTGTCTTTGCTATCATGACGGCCGTTTTGTGTTACCTCAGTTACCGCTTGGCAGCCGTTAAGTCGGTCTCTGAAACGATTGAGAAATGGGAACGCTGGATTGTGCCGGTGGTCTTTATCGGACTCGGTATCTTGATTATGGTGGAGAATGGGACATTCCGTTTCCTTTTGGATTTGGTGAATTGAACTGATTTTCACACCCTATGCTTCTTATAGAAGAGAATCTATTGCTTTAAAAAAATGAGTTAGGAAAAGGAGTGAAAGAAATTGGCAAAAGAAATTTGTGATGTGGTTTGTATAGACGAGGAAAAGGTGGAAAGAGTCCAGCACCAGCTGGCGGAACAAAACCCGTTGGAAGTCGCGAAAATTTTTAAGGCATTGTCAGACGATACCCGTATCAAAATTGCTTATGCTTTATCGTTAGAGGACAAACTTTGTGTTTGTGATGTCGCGAATATCATCGGTTCTTCTACTGCGACAGCTTCTTACCACCTGCGTTTGTTAAAAAATATGGGGTTGGCGAAATACAGCAAAGAAGGCAAATTGGTCTACTATTCATTAGATGATGCGCATGTGAAACATCTCGTGCAAGTGGCCTTCACTCACCAGAAGGAAGGTGTCAGCATTGGTTGAGAAAATAAAGACAGAAGAGGAAAAAAACGTCTTCCGGGTGGAAGGCTTTACATGTGCCAACTGTGCTGGAAAGTTCGAGAACAACGTCAAGAAGATTCCCAGTGTCCAAGATGCCAAAGTGAATTTCGGAGCCTCAAAAATTTCCGTTTACGGGGCGGCCACCGTCGAAGAATTGGAAAAAGCCGGTGCATTCGAAAACCTGAAGGTCGCGCCTGAAATTACCGGTCGTCCAGCGGGTTCGAAAACGGAAGCCGAAAAAGCGACCGTCAAAAAAGAGGACAAAGTGCCGTTCTACCAAAAACACAGCACCTTGCTCTACTCCGCCCTGTTGATCGTCTTCGGGTACATTTCCCAATTCGTAAACGGGGAAGAAAATTTGATGACGTCCCTCCTTTTTGTGGCCGCCATAGTCATTGGCGGGTACTCGCTCTTTAAAGTCGGTTTTCAGAATTTAGTTCGCTTGGATTTCGACATGAAAACCCTTATGACGGTTGCCGTCATTGGGGCAGCCTTCATCGGCGAATGGGCGGAAGCGTCCATCGTGGTCATCCTTTTTGCCATCAGTGAAGCATTGGAACGCTATTCCATGGACCGGGCCCGACAATCCATCCGTTCGTTGATGGACATTGCCCCGAAAGAGGCACTTGTCCGACGGAATGGACAAGAACAGCTGATTTCGGTAGACGACATTGCCGTCGGAGATACCATGATCGTCAAACCCGGACAGAAGATTGCAATGGACGGCATGGTGGTCAACGGCTATTCGGCGGTCAATCAGGCAGCGATTACGGGTGAATCCGTGCCCGTCGGCAAAACGGTGGATGATGAAGTCTTCGCCGGCACGCTGAACGAAGAAGGCCTGCTCGAAGTCAAAGTCACCAAGCTGGTCGAAGACACGACCATTGCAAAAATCATCCATTTGGTAGAAGAAGCGCAAGGCGAACGGGCTCCTTCACAGGCGTTTGTCGATAAATTCGCCAAATATTATACACCGATCATCATGGTCGTTGCCGCACTCGTCGCCATTGTCCCTCCCCTCTTGTTTGACGCCAGCTGGGAAACATGGGTCTATCAAGGACTGGCTGTGCTCGTAGTTGGCTGTCCATGTGCTTTGGTTATTTCCACACCGATTTCAATTGTATCCGCTATTGGTAATGCAGCGAAAAAAGGCGTTTTGGTAAAAGGCGGCGTGTACCTGGAAGAAATGGGCGCTATCAAAGCGAT
Proteins encoded:
- a CDS encoding ArsR/SmtB family transcription factor, whose protein sequence is MAKEICDVVCIDEEKVERVQHQLAEQNPLEVAKIFKALSDDTRIKIAYALSLEDKLCVCDVANIIGSSTATASYHLRLLKNMGLAKYSKEGKLVYYSLDDAHVKHLVQVAFTHQKEGVSIG
- a CDS encoding CadD family cadmium resistance transporter translates to MITTIFSAVAAYVATSIDYVIILLILFSQTMKKGQLKSIIIGQYLGTSILVGASLLAAYGLTLVPTHWVGLLGLIPIYLGIKVWKREEEENDEEDLLSRLSSGKSNRLFVTITVITLAAGGDNIGVYIPYFSTLNPSETIVMLVVFAIMTAVLCYLSYRLAAVKSVSETIEKWERWIVPVVFIGLGILIMVENGTFRFLLDLVN
- a CDS encoding heavy metal translocating P-type ATPase, producing MVEKIKTEEEKNVFRVEGFTCANCAGKFENNVKKIPSVQDAKVNFGASKISVYGAATVEELEKAGAFENLKVAPEITGRPAGSKTEAEKATVKKEDKVPFYQKHSTLLYSALLIVFGYISQFVNGEENLMTSLLFVAAIVIGGYSLFKVGFQNLVRLDFDMKTLMTVAVIGAAFIGEWAEASIVVILFAISEALERYSMDRARQSIRSLMDIAPKEALVRRNGQEQLISVDDIAVGDTMIVKPGQKIAMDGMVVNGYSAVNQAAITGESVPVGKTVDDEVFAGTLNEEGLLEVKVTKLVEDTTIAKIIHLVEEAQGERAPSQAFVDKFAKYYTPIIMVVAALVAIVPPLLFDASWETWVYQGLAVLVVGCPCALVISTPISIVSAIGNAAKKGVLVKGGVYLEEMGAIKAIAFDKTGTLTKGVPVVTDFEVLNKGINEKELLSIVTALEYRSQHPLASAIMKKADAENISYSSVLVEDFSSITGKGIKGTVEGITYYIGSPILFNELSAASADKNLEQNVTALQNQGKTAMIIGTEQTILAVIAVADEVRESSKEVIQKLHQMGIKKTIMLTGDNKGTGQAIGQQIGVTEIQAELMPEDKLNFIKRLRAEYGNVAMIGDGVNDAPALAASTVGIAMGGAGTDTAMETADVVLMGDDLSKLPFTMKLSRKSLNIIKANIAFAIGIKVIALLLVIPGWLTLWIAIMSDMGATLLVALNSLRLMRVKE